Part of the Brachyhypopomus gauderio isolate BG-103 chromosome 17, BGAUD_0.2, whole genome shotgun sequence genome, AGTGATGCTTATTGGTTTAAAATATACATGGCATAATTAAAAAGAAACTTTCAATGTATACTATTTCAAAATATACTATTTGTCAGCATTACACAGCTGGACTTAAAGTGCAGTTTTAAACTGAAAAATGCTGCCTGCATGAGTATCACCTTTTTTGTTTTACTCTGCCCAAATGAGTAAAATCACCTTTTCCTGCTATTTGCAACAGTTGGGGAGCATTTCTACCAGATTTGCATAATGTTTGGGAGTAATTTTCACCCATTTGTCCTGTTCCATGTAATGGTTGGATGATACTTTGTGGACCAGTTTTCAAATGTTACTACAGATTCTTGATTGGACAGAGATCTGTACGTTGGGTTATgagcactttaatgtttttgctGTTCAGTCATCTTTGTATCGCTTTGGCCTTTGAATCACTGCCGAAAGGGGAAATCGCTCCCTGTGCTGCTTGTGTAGGAACAGGCAGTCTATGGTGTATGCCACACGTGGTTTAAAATTTTTGTCAAAAACCTACATTTTTGCCTCAACTGACCATACTGACTCAACTGAGGCTTTCTAGCAAACTCCAAACATGCTTTGATATGTTTTTCTTCAGTAATGACCTTCTGGCCACTCTCTCATATAGAGCTTTTGATATCAACACTTTCCGATGTGGTGCAAGTCTAGAACTTACTCAAAATATTTTCACCTTATTCTTTATTACCATCCTTCATATTCACAGTCTGACCAATGGTGCACAAATTTAATGAGTTTTTTATCCAGGCAAACTGTTTGCGCTCTTGACAGGAAGTGGTTAATTGTAAGCCAGTTTTCAATCTGCATAGACTACccatgtcacgttgaggaccccggcccctcccttttgggcgtgtgtaaacgttgtccacgtgctttgtctgcgtctgcggaactctgtggtgaaggctatgttgtgtgaataatgtgtctcacctgtgaatcgtctcgtaatcacatggggctaatgtggtctgtctatttaatgtgcgctcgcgcagtgtcttgtgctcgtcgttgtctagagtttacacgttgtgtttgtgtgagtgttctccgtGGCGCAAATTGCGCTATATTCGTAAATAAACgcaaaagtgacgtcagtcaagaaggattctgtgtctcgtctttCGCCGACCCAcaaacgtcacagaacgacgagccgttttCGAGACAGCAAGAACGATGCCAGGCTACACAACCCGGCCAAAGAAGAGccagcgccccagcaagcggcatcaccacGCTCCCTCCTCGCCACCGCGCTGCGAAGCCACACCAACCTTGGAACAGTTGGAACAGGACCCGGTCTGCGCGTTCCAGCTGGCTTCAGCACGGGCAACGACCGACCCCGAGATAGCGGAGATGATCCGCGAGGGGGCGGTACAGACTTGGCGAGAGCGACAGAAAAAACCTCCTCCATCCCGCGCTCTTTCTCCTCTGCGGGTAGGATCCTACGTGTTCTGCGCCACAGACActaccccagagagcgagtttggggaggaggactctgaggaggaaggtgatgaggaagagggctaccctccgtctctaggcgaagcctccaccgtcgactacggtggggagggggaggaagcctaccctccgtcgctagACGATgtctccaccgtcgactacggtgaagaggaggaggaggagtcagaggaggaggactacctccctccgcccgtagttcCCTCTTCCCCCGTCGAGGAGGGCGAAGAGGAGGGCGAGGAGCAAGAGTGtgacgaggaggagtacccctCCCCGTCGGAGTGCTCCGCATGCCCCGAGGAGAATGGGGATTACCCTCCAtccgagggctcctacacggaggaggaggagagcccttccccctcggaactgtccgccgggacagtgaagaggagaaggagtccagaggcgggtTCGTCCTCCGAGctctccccagccagcgacatggactgttcccggggtggcagctcgggacagcccatgagctggagccgtggcagtgacaaggagatggagacggaggaagccactcccactgccaggtccggagggagatcctcgggcgaggagggtttcccgtacggcccaccgaggggtgggaccaaccgcgctgcacctggcgcgtcggccaaccgcgctgcacctggcgcgtcggccaaccgcgctgcaccaggcgcgtccaccagccgcgctgcgcccggtggagggtttgcagcaagggcaggaggagcaccgcccaccgcagcgcctgcagcaccagtggctcccgatctcactcccctcatcgctctccttctggcgcgcagcctggcgcctatttcatgtgtgtgtgtgcctgtgttcgtaagtctacccgtatgtgtacctaaccccctcttcccgtttgtgtctatgtgtgtaagcgtgcctgtttgtgtttttgtaaccgtgccgttgtctaacgtcttttcccctgtgttcccagggagggtgttctaggcggtccgtggcggacgcttccccaagggcggtcacctcccagacgcaggactgagcgcgtcggatccgcccatcgtcgtgggttcggggcactcggtcctgttggcaccccgggacgggtagtgcccttggagggggcgtctgtcacgttgaggaccccggcccctcccttttgggcgtgtgtaaacgttgtccacgtgctttgtctgcgtctgcggaactctgtggtgaaggctatgttgtgtgaataatgtgtctcacctgtgaatcgtctcgtaatcacatggggctaatgtggtctgtctatttaatgtgcgctcgcgcagtgtcttgtgctcgtcgttgtctagagtttacacgttgtgtttgtgtgagtgttctccgtGGCGCAAATTGCGCTATATTCGTAAATAAACgcaaaagtgacgtcagtcaagaaggattctgtgtctcgtctttCGCCGACCCACAAACGTCACAACCCACAGCACAGGGCTTAGCAAAGTACAAGTACTTAGGCAAACAGTATTTTTCAGTTGTTCATTTGCCACATAATAAATTATAAATTTTGAGAGTCTGactttaaaaaagaaaatatcaAAGGCACATATTTGTATATTTGAATATATTAACAAATGCACCCATTCACTTACTTTCAGAAGTTTACATTCTCTCGAGTCTGAGAAAGCTGGAAACATACCCTCATACTTCTCTATGGCCAGCTATAACAAAAACAATACAATTATTGTATTAATGTGCTTAAAATTGGGTGCTTATGGGTTTATAAGTACTGTGCATCCCCATGTATGTTTATAAATCATACGTCCCCATGCATTTTTATAAATTAGACATCTCCATGTATGTTAATAAATCATACATCCCCATGTATGTGTTTATAAACcatatgtatgtgtttataaaTCAGATATCCCCATGTATGTGTTTATAAATCAGATATCCCCATGCATGTGTTTATAAATTAGACATCCTCATGTGTATATGTTTATAAATTAGACATCcccatgtatgtgtgtttataaatTAGACATCCCATGTATATGTGTTTATAAATCATACATCCCCCATGTATGCGTTTATAAATCATACATCcccatatgtttgtgtgtttataaatTAGACATCCCTATATATGTGTTTATGAATCATACATCCTcaggtatgtgtgtttataaatCTTGTCCACTCCCATCTCCATGCTCTCCAGGGCACTCACCTTTGCATTTAATTCATCCACAATGAAATGGCATAGTGAAGCCTTCCAGAAATACTCTTTTGCATTGTATTTCAGAAGTGGGTTATCCATTGTACTAGTTGCAACCTGGTGAGAGGTTTTATGTCACTGCATGGAATTATACATATTTTGAGCCAAAAGGGTACAATATTTGTAAGACACAAACCTGTTCAAAGATTTCAATTGCTTTGGGATATTGTTCCAGCTGTGCACAGTAAAAACCAACTTTCAGAAGGCATTTGTTGGCAGAGCTAAAAGAAGAGAAACAAAAAGTTAAGGCTGATTTTGATCAATTACAAactggaattacatttaagaTTTAAGATTTTAAGAAAAACATCTATATCTAAAGTATTaagtgtagatgtagatgtagatgtagaatTCATTCTGATTAAAAAGCTCAATTTGAGAGCATTACTTCTGTCTGAAATCAGAAGAAGCTGTCTCTCCATGCCTGAGGTCTGAAAGGAGCTAGGAGTATATACAAATGCATCGTAATGGTCTCTAAATGACAGAAAGATTATATACAGGGTTTCTCAAAAGTAAGCAACCACCCATATAAAATGAATATGCTCTGTGAAGTTATGGAATGTTGTGTCAGCATTCAGCCAGATGTTTTGGTGGAAGTTTCTTTTCTGGTATTGTGTAAGACGAGATGAAAATATTACCTGTTTGATTCCTCTCCTTTGTAATAGTCAGCTGCCTGCTCATAATGGGCAATTGCCTGAAAACAAATGTCAAAGAGTGTTGGTGTCacggtgagtgagggagagggaagcAGAGAGAGCAGAGGCAGCTGGTAAACCAGCGTTTCCAGTGTCCATGTGCTGCGTGCTTCTGAGGTTTTACCATTGTTCAGCCTCTAGTTTAACAATGGTAACACTTACAGCCATTTTTATACACATTTGCTCTTCCCAGATTTTCTGCGAATTCATTAGTTTACTGTACATCCATATTAATATCCATAAGTTTATTAGTATATAATTTATTAGTTTTGACATTTACATATGTATCCTTCTGCAGTTGTAATATTTACAGCTGTGTTGTAGTATTATAATTAGTTTTGACTTGTAGTTCATAGAACACACATGAGAAGTGGAATCATGGTTACTTTTCTCTCACAGTAATTTTCTAATCCTAATCATAAAAAAATATCTCCTGTTCAACTTATGGGCACAAATATGCCATTAATCAAAAGTTTAGAAATGTCCTATTTGTTTCTCTGAGCTAcacatacatttatatttattgaATTTAGCGGGCGTTCTAATGCAGAGCAAAAAGTGTTTCATTGTCTACTCAAAGTATCCTTAACTAACCTACTAAATTGGTTAgtacataaatacatttaaccAAGCCCCTCCAGGACCAAGTGCAGAACCCTAGAATGAGGGATACGGTCAAATCCAATGTTACAGAATACATGTTGGCAGCTTTTGCAAACATTTCACATGCTTCCTCTAACTCATCCTCTAACCTCAAACATCTCCTCTGTAAAATTCTAAATGTGTGGTTGGTAGTAACTCAAGTGTTATGCTCTAAATATTTTTGCCTGATCACAGAGAAAATGCTAAACAGGATATTTCAAGTGCAAATGGAAAATGTTTGTAAAAGTTCCTGATAAAGTTTAATTAAAGCTTTAAAAAGCTTTTCAAAGACAAGTGTTCAGTTGCTGTCAGAAGACAGCGAGGGAAGAGCTACAATGAGATAATTCTTTTGGTACAATGttctatttttacattgttCTATTGTGTTGATGACTTTGACTTCAAAGGGCTATAGTGTTCTAAAAATGTCACATTCCGTTTTCAGCTACTACGAACTAATACAATAAACCAACACATAACTCTGGCATTTACTAATTAGAGAAGGGTTTGCTTGGCTTCCAAAAACCATGTAGGCATATGGGGCAAAAATCCCACCATGAGCTGAAGGGCGAGGACAGTGCCATAAAGTAACAGTGTACATGTAATTTGAAAGCCTGGCCTCCATAATTCTTTTATGTCCctttttaaataatgtttatactTTGGGTTGACATGCCAATACTGAAATCCTGCAAGTCTGTTttgtggctagctagctaataaaGGCTAGTATAGCTATTAAAGTTTTCAGCTTGCTTGTTTTGCTTATGTCTTCCACAGTTTCATCTCTTTTTCTATTTTTTATCTCTTAGGCAGACTGAAAGTAGGCCACAGTAAAAGTAGCAATCCACTGTAAATAACAATCCTGAGAAATATCCCAGCACTGACATTATGAGAAACTCATTCACATAATCTGTGAAGTATGAAAGACTAAAAATAGAAATACCCTCTATTATTATTTCATTCTTGATATAGGTATCTTGTCTGGAAATTATCCACATTTTTTCATACTATTTTAGATTTGTGTAGGAATACTAGGCTTAAACTGACACACACTGTCTTGTAAAATTATCAGCATGACTTTTATACACTTATACAgacttaacttttttttttttttcactttttctgAATATTTTTTACATAGCCAGGGGTGTGGATAAATAGGATGTAGTCATAAATCGATTAGCCACCCACACTGCCGTCTGTATTTGTATGCTGTCAAATTCGGTAGGTCATCAATTGTTGGCCATGACAGACTTCAGCTGACCAGTAATAATTCTATCTCTAGTCTACATCATGTTCAAAATATTTTGTGTTATGTAAATCATGTGGATTCTCAATTAGAGGCCAAGTATTAAGGTTTTCCCCTTTAAGAAATGTTTGCAAGTCACACCCACTGAAGGTCTAGTCCACTAGGACGCTTGTGGGTGCTGATCTAGCAGGACGTTTACTGCCTTTGAGAATTTTCAAAGGTCGATGGTACGTTCAAATTGCTTGTGTTATTTCGGCCAGATGTGTTTTATGGTGTCACCATACTGCCCATTGCAGGCATGTCTCACCTTTTCAATATCTACGAGCTCGGACTCATACACTTCTGCAATGGTCATGTGATGTTTGGCAGCAATTGTGAATCTTCCCTGTAAAAGAAGGATGACAAACAGATCAGACAGGGCAGCAGGGCTGAAGCTCTGCGTGATGTCCCAACTGCTTATGTTTGCGTTTGTCTTACCATGTCTGTATATATGTCGATGGCTGCATTTAAGCAGTTGATAGCCTCTATTTGATGCATTAAGAAAGAATACATTCAATTAATAGTGGTGAATAAAACCACGATAAGGCAAGCACGAGCAGCAGGACATGGTAAAATGACAGTTCACAACAAAATAGAATCCTTTCTGGATTTTTGCCATGCTTGATTGTAATAAAATATGATTTCACTAGTACAGTAAAAACGTAATGAAGTAAGAAGTAGGGGACTAAGCAGTATCAGTTTCCAGATAACACATTTTTTATCATCTGAAAAAGCTACATTTATATATGGTTTGTAACTCAATCATTCCATGCCaactctatataactgcataaCTACTGTGTCATTCAATTTCAGTCATTTGCGTTACTTTATTTGaatataatattaaaatatttaaattcaCCTTGGGGGTCAGCTTTCTTGTAGGCATTGCCGGCATCCACAAAGCTAGTGGCAGCGTCCAGCTTATTCTGCATTTGCATATGAAGTCGTGCAGCTTGGCAAAAGGCATTGCCTGCGGCTATTAAACAAAACGTCATCGGCATAAATATCATAATAAGAGGTCGTTTGTATGAGCATATACAGACTGATATATAGACATACCACTCCAGTTCTTTGCCATTTTGAACATGTTGGCAGCTCTTGCATACATTTCACATGCATCCTCTAACTTGTGGTTCCCTCTGCAAAACAGAATTAGACATCTGTGTGGTTTGAAGGCATTAATTTCAGTGTTATGCTCTAAATAATTTGGTCTAATCGCAGGATTAGACGACAGCTACTACACTGTTTATAGGCGTCAGACATCAATATGGCTAACATGGCTACATGACATTGGCCAATGAGTGCGCAGGGTGAGAAGCATGAATGGGCAGGAATATCATCTCGTCTGAAAGCCAGGTGATTATCTCTCTGCGACGATGTATCTGTAATATGATTAAGAGCAGTTCGTGTATTGTCAAGATCTAACTGACGTGAATGTCAAATCACCATCGCACTAACGTTTTTAGCGTCGAAGCTAGCTGCTGTCGCACGACATTAAGCTCACCCGAACATCCCTCCGAGAAACGACCCAGATGACTTTACTTTTTTGTCGGCTTCAGCCATTAACCCGATTGCCTCTTTTTCCTTGCCGGAATTATCCATGTTTTTGATATGTTTGCCTTTTCAGCAAATGTTGGTGTCCAAAAAACCGTGGGATTGTGCTGCTGGTGGCGGCGGTGTATGGATCCGACCTAAAATGACAGATGATGTCCGTCCGCTCTCTGGTGCTGATGAGAGCTCGGTGTCGTTTACGATGCGATGGTGCGCCAGCCTTCGGTTAAGAGTCCGCAATTTAGAGTTAATTTGCGACAACGAAACCTGTTATCGCATAATAACTCTAAATGTTATTTTGTTATATTTATAGTTAGGATTAATGTAGATAGTTATGaatcaaagtggaaaataaataaacagaccaATTATAAACCGAAAAGACTTTTACTTTTACGCATGACAGGAAATGACGTACATGTCCCGCCAAACTTGAAGTCCTTCAGGATGTAAACACAAATACGCGAAAGGTAGAGGGACTGAGACGAAATGTCTAGTTATAAATTAtgattgtgtttgtttaattgCATGATATGAGCTATGAATCGTTAAGCAAGCAACCATAGGAAATTTG contains:
- the napba gene encoding N-ethylmaleimide-sensitive factor attachment protein, beta a → MDNSGKEKEAIGLMAEADKKVKSSGSFLGGMFGGNHKLEDACEMYARAANMFKMAKNWSAAGNAFCQAARLHMQMQNKLDAATSFVDAGNAYKKADPQEAINCLNAAIDIYTDMGRFTIAAKHHMTIAEVYESELVDIEKAIAHYEQAADYYKGEESNSSANKCLLKVGFYCAQLEQYPKAIEIFEQVATSTMDNPLLKYNAKEYFWKASLCHFIVDELNAKLAIEKYEGMFPAFSDSRECKLLKKLLEAHEEQNSEAFTEAVKEFDSISRLDQWQTTMLLRIKKTIQGDAGDLK